Proteins from a single region of Balaenoptera acutorostrata chromosome 16, mBalAcu1.1, whole genome shotgun sequence:
- the LOC103006173 gene encoding 40S ribosomal protein S21-like produces MQNDAGELVGLYMLRKCSAGNRVIGAKDHASVQMNVAEVDKVTGRFNSQFKTYAICGAIRRMGESDDSILRLAKADGIISKNFCLERSLDVECIKGHQLLRLII; encoded by the exons ATGCAGAACGATGCCGGCGAGCTCGTGGGCCTGTACATGCTGCGGAAATGCTCCGCCGGCAACCGCGTCATCGGCGCCAAGGACCATGCGTCCGTCCAGATGAACGTGGCCGAGGTTGACAAGGTGACAGGCAGGTTCAACAGCCAGTTTAAAACCTACGCTATCTGCGGGGCCATTCGCAGGATGGGTGAGTCAGATGACTCCATTCTCCGACTAGCCAAGGCGGATGGCATCATCTCAAAGAACTTCTGCCTAGAGAGGAGCCTGGATGTGGAAT GTATTAAAGGTCACCAGCTGCTGCGGCTCataatttaa